A window of Streptomyces sp. DG1A-41 contains these coding sequences:
- a CDS encoding glycoside hydrolase family 16 protein, whose amino-acid sequence MYRRHRTRHLALGLGAAALTMPLTATTAPPRSAPTAAERYGWGDPLPAWSDEFGYGSETGPAVPDRAKWRLAGGGPGKCWPGHSDNGRRCDANTRVVGGVLRMTGEADGDSGWLASQYGQKYGRWEARVRSRATAPDNGRAYHPLLILWPDSIKHPEDGEYDYLENGAPGEKCAEAFLHYPHPQDVPVQQEHARKCGVDLSQWHNVAVEWTPDHLRGFIDGEEWFRFSGGANADRGCIQCAPSMHQTIQLDNFHGDGLQSAVYEVDWARVYDLPDDESVR is encoded by the coding sequence ATGTACCGACGACATCGCACCCGGCACCTCGCCCTGGGGCTGGGCGCGGCGGCACTCACGATGCCGCTCACGGCGACGACGGCACCACCCCGCTCCGCGCCAACCGCGGCGGAGCGGTACGGCTGGGGCGACCCGCTCCCCGCGTGGTCGGACGAGTTCGGCTACGGCTCCGAGACCGGCCCCGCCGTACCGGACCGCGCCAAGTGGCGCCTGGCCGGCGGCGGCCCCGGCAAGTGCTGGCCCGGCCACAGCGACAACGGCCGCCGCTGCGACGCCAACACCCGCGTCGTCGGAGGGGTCCTGCGCATGACCGGCGAGGCGGACGGCGACAGCGGCTGGCTCGCCTCGCAGTACGGCCAGAAGTACGGCAGATGGGAGGCCCGTGTGCGCTCCCGGGCCACCGCCCCCGACAACGGCCGGGCGTACCACCCGCTGCTCATCCTGTGGCCGGACTCGATCAAGCACCCCGAGGACGGCGAGTACGACTACCTCGAGAACGGCGCCCCCGGCGAGAAGTGCGCCGAGGCGTTCCTGCACTACCCGCACCCGCAGGACGTGCCCGTCCAGCAGGAGCACGCCCGCAAGTGCGGCGTGGACCTGTCGCAGTGGCACAACGTGGCCGTCGAGTGGACCCCGGACCACCTGCGCGGCTTCATCGACGGCGAGGAGTGGTTCCGCTTCTCCGGCGGGGCGAACGCGGACCGCGGCTGCATCCAGTGCGCCCCGTCGATGCACCAGACCATCCAGCTCGACAACTTCCACGGGGACGGCCTCCAGAGCGCCGTCTACGAAGTGGACTGGGCGCGGGTCTACGACCTGCCGGACGACGAGAGCGTGAGGTGA
- a CDS encoding WD40 repeat domain-containing protein: MPGQSGPGRAEGELDPDAGPVQRFAAGLRALREAADRPTYREMARRAGYGVTTLSQAAAGKQLPTRAVTLAYVKACGGDLAEWERRWREASDELAAETAAEDTARPPYRGLTRFEPGDAGLFFGRDQLVERLTELNRKHRFTAVFGPSGSGKSSLLRAGLIPRLRAADGEDVPPAAVRILTPGADPLRTHAERLEPVPDTDADTWLIVDQFEELYTLGADPADRDTFIDRLVAATAADSRLRVVIAVRADFLGRCAEHPGLTAALQDATLLAGPMSRAELREAIVRPATAAGLIVERALTDRLLDEVEGAPGGLPLMSHALLETWRHRSGRVLTEAAYEAAGGLHGAVVRTAEQVYGELTALQAELARRILLRLVAPGWGSPLLERSRELGGGTADTRRPTDHAELDFGNAADTRVVLERLARARLITFDDGTADLAHEALITAWPRLRAWIDAERDRLRVHRALSEAARTWQDLGQENAALYAGSRLSAARDAFPHDTGSDELTPLERRFLTASLRRRHRAALLRRTVVAVLAALALLATGTAVVALQARESAQAERDDAVFGGLTAEADRVRDTHAGLAARLDVAAHGMRSTPDLRTRLASDAGRVLATRLPGHEGVGSSVAYAPDGRTLAGGGHDGTVRLWDTGGRALGEPLRPGTDRVGAVAFAPAGRDLLAATGDGGVIRLWDVRDRENPRTLGRPLVSHDEENIVSVAFAPDGRTLATAGDDGTVRLWDLTDPARPTPLGKPAAADDSEDRSVRAVAFAPDGNTLATAGYDGTVRMWRYGGNDGIAPLGKPLRAHTAPVWTLAFSPDGRTLATAGFDETVRLWDASDAGRLTSLGEPLTGHTAPVLSVAFSPDGETLASAGEDDAPLLWNVANPAYPQRLGEPLTGHTEPVWEIAFSPDGRTLASTGADGGVLLWHRPPTVLTDFTNPVTAVAFSSDGRLLAAASTDDGLVRLWDVRRPDRPRRLPRPLTHEDRVLAVAFAPDGRTAVSGSGDGTVRLWDVSTPDRPAPLGAPLRAHDGGVNAVAFAPDGRTLATGGADDTVRLWDVRRPDRTRPLGAPLRGHTDAVTSVAFARGGRLLASGAEDATARLWHVDGDGTRARPAGPALTGHDESVEAVAFSPDGRTLATGSDDRTVRLWDVQDAERHDRARPLGEELTGHRAAVRALSFAPDGKTLATGSGDHTARLWNVSDPARAEPAGQELTGHLDTVTTVAFSPRGDALASAGYDLTARVWTLDERRAARYVCDHTGGVLTRADWEEHLPQLPYREVCENQ; encoded by the coding sequence GTGCCGGGACAATCAGGGCCGGGGCGCGCCGAGGGCGAGCTGGATCCGGACGCCGGGCCGGTGCAGCGGTTCGCCGCCGGGCTGCGTGCGCTGCGCGAGGCCGCGGACAGGCCAACGTACCGGGAGATGGCCCGGCGGGCGGGGTACGGCGTGACCACCCTGTCGCAGGCGGCGGCGGGCAAGCAGCTGCCCACCCGGGCGGTGACGCTCGCCTACGTCAAGGCGTGCGGCGGCGATCTCGCCGAGTGGGAGCGGCGCTGGCGCGAAGCGTCGGACGAACTGGCCGCCGAGACCGCCGCCGAGGACACCGCGCGGCCGCCCTACCGCGGCCTGACCCGGTTCGAACCGGGCGACGCCGGACTGTTCTTCGGCCGCGACCAGCTCGTGGAGCGGCTCACCGAGCTGAACCGCAAGCACCGTTTCACCGCCGTCTTCGGCCCCTCCGGCAGCGGCAAGTCGTCGCTGCTGCGGGCGGGCCTGATCCCCCGGCTGCGGGCGGCCGACGGCGAGGACGTGCCGCCCGCGGCCGTACGGATCCTCACTCCCGGCGCGGACCCGCTGCGCACGCACGCCGAGCGGCTGGAGCCGGTACCGGACACCGACGCCGACACCTGGCTGATCGTCGACCAGTTCGAGGAGCTGTACACCCTCGGCGCCGACCCGGCCGACCGCGACACCTTCATCGACCGGCTCGTCGCCGCCACCGCGGCCGACAGCAGGCTGCGCGTCGTCATCGCGGTGCGGGCCGACTTCCTCGGCCGGTGCGCCGAACACCCAGGGCTCACCGCCGCGTTGCAGGATGCCACGCTGCTCGCCGGGCCGATGAGCCGGGCGGAACTGCGGGAGGCCATCGTCCGGCCGGCCACGGCGGCCGGCCTGATCGTCGAACGCGCCCTGACCGACCGTCTCCTGGACGAGGTCGAGGGCGCCCCCGGCGGACTGCCGCTGATGTCGCACGCCCTGCTGGAGACCTGGCGCCACCGCAGCGGCCGGGTCCTGACCGAGGCCGCGTACGAGGCGGCCGGCGGACTGCACGGCGCCGTCGTCCGGACGGCCGAGCAGGTGTACGGCGAACTGACCGCACTGCAGGCGGAGTTGGCCCGCCGCATCCTGCTGCGCCTGGTCGCGCCCGGATGGGGGTCCCCCCTGCTCGAGCGAAGCCGAGAGCTTGGGGGAGGGACCGCCGACACACGCCGCCCCACCGACCACGCGGAACTCGACTTCGGCAACGCCGCCGACACCCGGGTGGTCCTGGAACGCCTGGCCCGGGCCCGCCTCATCACCTTCGACGACGGCACCGCCGACCTCGCCCACGAGGCGCTCATCACCGCCTGGCCCCGCCTGCGCGCCTGGATCGACGCCGAACGCGACCGGCTGCGCGTCCACCGCGCCCTCTCCGAGGCGGCCCGCACCTGGCAGGACCTCGGGCAGGAGAACGCCGCGCTCTACGCCGGCTCCCGGCTGTCCGCCGCCCGCGACGCCTTCCCGCACGACACCGGCAGTGACGAACTCACGCCCCTGGAGCGGCGCTTCCTCACCGCATCGCTCCGCCGCCGGCACCGCGCCGCGCTCCTGCGCCGCACGGTCGTGGCCGTGCTCGCCGCCCTCGCCCTGCTCGCCACCGGCACCGCGGTCGTCGCCCTCCAGGCCCGCGAGAGCGCGCAGGCCGAACGGGACGACGCCGTGTTCGGCGGGCTCACCGCCGAGGCCGACCGGGTCCGCGACACCCACGCCGGGCTGGCCGCCCGGCTCGACGTGGCCGCGCACGGTATGCGCTCCACCCCGGACCTGCGGACCCGGCTGGCCTCGGACGCGGGCCGGGTCCTGGCCACGCGGCTGCCCGGGCACGAGGGGGTCGGCAGCTCCGTGGCGTACGCGCCGGACGGCCGCACCCTGGCCGGCGGCGGCCACGACGGCACGGTCCGGCTGTGGGACACCGGCGGCAGGGCCCTGGGCGAACCGCTGCGGCCGGGGACGGACCGGGTCGGCGCGGTCGCCTTCGCACCGGCGGGCCGCGACCTGCTGGCGGCCACCGGCGACGGCGGCGTCATCCGCCTGTGGGACGTGCGCGACCGCGAAAACCCCCGCACCCTCGGCCGCCCGCTGGTCAGCCACGACGAGGAGAACATCGTCTCCGTCGCCTTCGCCCCCGACGGCCGCACGCTGGCCACGGCCGGCGACGACGGCACCGTACGCCTGTGGGACCTGACCGACCCGGCCCGTCCCACGCCCCTCGGCAAGCCCGCAGCGGCCGACGACTCCGAGGACCGCAGCGTCCGCGCGGTCGCCTTCGCCCCGGACGGGAACACCCTGGCGACGGCGGGCTACGACGGCACCGTCCGGATGTGGCGGTACGGCGGGAACGACGGGATCGCACCGCTGGGCAAGCCCCTGCGCGCCCACACCGCCCCGGTCTGGACCCTGGCCTTCTCGCCCGACGGCCGCACGCTGGCCACCGCCGGGTTCGACGAGACCGTACGGCTGTGGGACGCGTCCGACGCGGGCCGGCTGACGTCCCTGGGCGAACCGCTCACCGGGCACACCGCGCCCGTCCTGTCGGTCGCGTTCAGCCCCGACGGGGAGACCCTGGCGAGCGCGGGCGAGGACGACGCGCCCCTGCTGTGGAACGTGGCCAACCCCGCCTATCCGCAGCGGCTCGGGGAGCCGCTGACCGGGCACACGGAGCCCGTGTGGGAAATCGCCTTCAGCCCCGACGGCCGTACCCTCGCCAGCACCGGCGCCGACGGCGGCGTCCTGCTCTGGCACCGGCCGCCGACCGTCCTCACCGACTTCACCAACCCGGTGACCGCCGTCGCCTTCAGCTCCGACGGCCGCCTGCTCGCCGCCGCCAGCACCGACGACGGGCTGGTCCGCCTGTGGGACGTACGCCGCCCGGACCGCCCCCGCCGGCTGCCGCGGCCGCTCACGCATGAAGACCGGGTGCTGGCCGTCGCGTTCGCGCCGGACGGCCGTACGGCGGTCAGCGGCTCCGGGGACGGCACCGTACGCCTGTGGGACGTCTCCACGCCCGATCGCCCCGCCCCTCTCGGAGCACCCCTGCGCGCCCACGACGGGGGAGTGAACGCCGTCGCGTTCGCGCCGGACGGCCGTACCCTGGCCACCGGCGGCGCGGACGACACGGTACGGCTGTGGGACGTACGGCGACCGGACCGCACACGGCCGCTCGGCGCTCCGCTGCGCGGCCACACGGACGCCGTCACCTCCGTGGCCTTCGCCCGGGGCGGCCGCCTCCTGGCCAGCGGCGCCGAGGACGCCACGGCCCGCCTGTGGCACGTGGACGGCGACGGCACGCGGGCCCGGCCCGCGGGCCCCGCCCTCACCGGGCACGACGAGTCGGTCGAAGCGGTGGCCTTCTCCCCGGACGGAAGGACACTGGCGACGGGCAGCGACGACCGTACGGTGCGCCTGTGGGACGTACAGGACGCCGAACGACACGACCGCGCCCGCCCGTTGGGCGAGGAGCTCACCGGACACCGCGCGGCGGTCCGGGCCCTGTCCTTCGCCCCGGACGGCAAGACGCTGGCTACCGGCAGCGGCGACCACACGGCCCGCCTGTGGAACGTCTCCGACCCGGCCCGCGCCGAGCCGGCCGGCCAGGAACTCACCGGCCACCTCGACACCGTCACCACCGTCGCGTTCAGCCCGCGCGGCGACGCCCTCGCCTCCGCCGGCTACGACCTGACGGCCCGGGTGTGGACGCTGGACGAGCGCCGCGCGGCGCGGTACGTCTGCGACCACACCGGCGGGGTCCTGACGCGGGCCGACTGGGAGGAGCATCTGCCGCAACTCCCCTACAGGGAGGTCTGCGAAAACCAGTAG
- a CDS encoding ArsR family transcriptional regulator: MSATTRGVPAIRVLPEPEGLPEPLPEPAVEELRLETVLGALSDPLRLTIVRKLLLESEAFDHSCGWFGLDRPKSSLTHHFKALREAGVTRQRQYGLERRSHVRVADLNARFPGLLDLVAAWAPDTR, from the coding sequence GTGTCTGCGACGACCCGGGGAGTACCGGCCATCAGGGTGTTGCCGGAGCCGGAAGGGCTGCCGGAACCGCTGCCCGAGCCCGCGGTCGAGGAGCTGCGCCTGGAGACGGTGCTGGGCGCGCTGAGCGACCCGCTGCGCCTGACGATCGTGCGCAAGCTCCTCCTGGAGTCGGAGGCGTTCGACCACTCCTGCGGCTGGTTCGGCCTCGACCGCCCCAAGTCCTCCCTCACCCACCACTTCAAGGCACTGCGCGAGGCCGGTGTCACGCGCCAGCGCCAGTACGGCCTGGAGCGCCGCAGCCACGTCCGGGTGGCCGATCTCAACGCCCGCTTTCCCGGCCTGTTGGATCTGGTGGCGGCGTGGGCCCCGGACACACGCTGA
- a CDS encoding MFS transporter — MSESRTVPAETVDGRQRPADPAPSARTPTWWVWLAAWPVTAVFVLSNAATPLYVLWQRDIGFSKGTLTVVFALYIVGLLGSLLVSGVVSDRLGRKPVLLPALALALAACAIFATAATVTALVVARLFTGIAVGAVVSAGMAAVTDVAGPERRRLAALLASCAMVFGAGLGPLLAGVLSEMLPAPTVTVFVVEAVLLATAVLAVLRMPVRRPAPSGKGAWVRVPGVPHGNGVHLALGVAVFAPGITATSFVLSLGPTLLAELLGTTSRIVSGAMAFVMFLAATGVQFAVRTLRRITILTAGAISTVLSMAALITAVHASSVLLLVASALLAGAGQGMGQLGGLSLLNSAVPPQRLAEANAALNVGGYLPAGLLPVSTGYLMDAVGLPTGATVFGSVLTTLAVVGALVVLGGHRRVPEPA, encoded by the coding sequence ATGTCGGAGAGCCGGACCGTGCCCGCAGAGACGGTGGACGGACGCCAACGTCCCGCGGACCCCGCACCGTCGGCCCGCACGCCCACCTGGTGGGTGTGGCTGGCTGCGTGGCCGGTCACCGCCGTCTTCGTGCTGTCCAACGCCGCGACGCCGCTGTACGTGTTGTGGCAGCGCGACATCGGGTTCTCCAAGGGCACCCTTACCGTCGTCTTCGCGCTCTACATCGTCGGCCTGCTCGGCTCGCTGCTCGTCTCGGGTGTCGTCTCCGACCGGCTGGGGCGCAAGCCCGTGCTGCTGCCCGCGCTCGCCCTCGCCCTGGCCGCCTGCGCGATCTTCGCGACGGCCGCTACGGTCACCGCTCTGGTCGTCGCCCGGCTGTTCACCGGGATCGCCGTCGGCGCCGTCGTCTCCGCGGGCATGGCCGCCGTGACGGACGTGGCGGGCCCGGAGCGCAGGCGGCTGGCCGCGCTGCTCGCCTCCTGCGCGATGGTCTTCGGGGCCGGCCTCGGTCCGCTGCTCGCCGGCGTGCTGTCCGAGATGCTTCCGGCGCCCACCGTGACCGTCTTCGTCGTCGAGGCGGTCCTGCTCGCCACGGCCGTCCTCGCCGTGCTGCGCATGCCCGTACGCCGTCCCGCCCCGTCCGGGAAGGGCGCTTGGGTGCGCGTGCCTGGCGTGCCGCACGGCAACGGCGTTCATCTCGCCCTGGGCGTCGCGGTGTTCGCACCCGGCATCACCGCCACGTCCTTCGTGCTGTCGCTCGGCCCCACGCTGCTGGCCGAACTGCTGGGCACCACCAGTCGGATCGTCTCCGGGGCCATGGCGTTCGTCATGTTCCTCGCCGCCACAGGCGTCCAGTTCGCCGTGCGGACACTGCGCCGGATCACCATCCTGACCGCCGGTGCGATCAGCACCGTCCTCAGCATGGCCGCGCTGATCACCGCCGTGCACGCCTCGTCGGTCCTCCTGCTCGTCGCCTCCGCCCTGCTCGCCGGGGCCGGACAGGGCATGGGCCAGCTCGGCGGCCTCTCGCTGCTCAACTCCGCTGTCCCGCCGCAGCGGCTCGCCGAGGCCAATGCTGCTCTGAACGTGGGCGGTTACCTCCCGGCCGGCCTCCTGCCGGTGTCCACGGGCTACCTCATGGACGCGGTGGGACTGCCCACCGGGGCGACCGTCTTCGGCAGCGTCCTGACGACCCTGGCCGTCGTCGGCGCACTCGTCGTCCTCGGGGGCCACCGCCGGGTTCCCGAACCCGCGTGA
- a CDS encoding FAD-dependent oxidoreductase, with the protein MTDLPRDDSATRARWQTCLRLARELLLVGPDGADLKLGYLHTLIDTGRLGPTHHPRKKILVIGAGITGLVAWLLKDAGHDVTILEANASRVGGRIKTFRATKHQQPFDDPAQYAEAGAMRLPDFHPLVLALVDKLGLGRRQFYNVDVAPGTGSGPDVPVPPVTYTSFTGRTWSYGDDSPDFREPDKRGNSWIRANRTQVRRADYAAGPERINEGFHLTGDEVRAPVVKMVDDALESVRDYYSDVVDGKRVNKPIEEWVEGWARVIRDFDGYSMGGFLRDHAGLSDEAIEAVGTLENMSSRLHLSFFHSFLSRSDINPGVRYWEIPGGSWRLPHALHQGLRDEVRLGHRMIRLEFHDPSRDTDPEGTGAVGPDGWGVAVQTVAENDPQAPPRLWTADLAIVTIPFSALRFVEIVPSMSYKKRRAIIETHYDQATKVLLEFSHRWWEFTEDEWRDELDRIAPGLYEYYQLGGEQGTGEALSLAEAGAAPAGSGLLGAAVKDSSVTEEMRQLNSTMPLRGPALRPATHCFGGGSATDNPNRFMYYPSHRVEGSTGGVVLASYCWSDDAARWDSMRDAERYVYALRNLQALHGPRIEVFFTGRGATKSWARDPYAFGEAAIYTAHQMTSFHLDVSRPEGPVHFAGEHTSLKHAWIEGALESAVRAALAVHQAPPVTTPGADREGGRS; encoded by the coding sequence ATGACCGACTTACCTCGGGACGACTCGGCCACGCGTGCCCGCTGGCAGACCTGCCTCAGGCTCGCCCGCGAACTCCTCCTCGTCGGGCCGGACGGCGCCGACCTCAAACTCGGCTATCTGCACACCCTGATAGACACGGGCCGCCTCGGCCCCACCCATCACCCGCGCAAGAAGATCCTCGTCATCGGCGCCGGCATCACGGGTCTCGTCGCCTGGCTGCTCAAGGACGCCGGACACGACGTCACCATCCTGGAAGCGAACGCCAGCCGGGTCGGCGGACGCATCAAGACCTTCCGTGCCACCAAACACCAACAGCCCTTCGACGACCCGGCCCAGTACGCCGAGGCCGGGGCCATGCGGCTGCCCGACTTCCACCCGCTCGTCCTCGCCCTGGTGGACAAACTCGGGCTCGGCCGCCGCCAGTTCTACAACGTGGACGTGGCCCCCGGCACCGGCAGCGGCCCCGACGTCCCCGTGCCCCCGGTGACGTACACCTCGTTCACCGGCCGGACCTGGAGCTACGGCGACGACAGCCCCGACTTCCGCGAACCCGACAAGCGGGGCAACTCCTGGATCCGTGCCAACCGCACCCAGGTGCGGCGGGCCGACTACGCAGCGGGCCCCGAGCGGATCAACGAGGGCTTCCACCTCACCGGCGACGAGGTTCGCGCCCCCGTCGTGAAGATGGTCGACGACGCGCTGGAGAGCGTGCGCGACTACTACTCCGACGTCGTCGACGGCAAGCGCGTCAACAAGCCCATCGAGGAGTGGGTCGAGGGCTGGGCGCGGGTGATCCGCGACTTCGACGGCTACTCGATGGGCGGCTTCCTGCGCGATCACGCCGGACTCAGCGACGAGGCGATCGAGGCCGTCGGCACGCTGGAGAACATGTCCTCGCGGCTGCATCTCTCGTTCTTCCACAGCTTTCTGAGCCGCAGCGACATCAACCCGGGCGTCCGCTACTGGGAGATACCCGGCGGCAGTTGGCGCCTGCCGCACGCCCTCCACCAGGGCCTGCGCGACGAGGTGCGGCTCGGCCACCGCATGATCCGCCTGGAGTTCCACGACCCCAGCCGCGACACCGACCCCGAGGGCACCGGCGCGGTCGGACCCGACGGGTGGGGCGTGGCCGTGCAGACCGTCGCCGAGAACGATCCACAGGCCCCGCCGCGCCTGTGGACGGCCGACCTGGCGATCGTCACCATCCCGTTCTCCGCCCTGCGCTTCGTGGAGATCGTCCCGTCGATGTCGTACAAGAAGCGCCGCGCGATCATCGAGACCCACTACGACCAGGCCACCAAGGTGCTGCTGGAGTTCAGCCACCGGTGGTGGGAGTTCACCGAGGACGAGTGGCGCGACGAACTCGACCGCATCGCACCCGGCCTGTACGAGTACTACCAGCTGGGCGGCGAGCAGGGCACCGGCGAGGCCCTCTCGCTCGCCGAGGCGGGGGCTGCCCCGGCGGGCAGCGGCCTGCTCGGTGCCGCGGTCAAGGACAGCAGCGTCACCGAGGAGATGCGGCAACTCAACAGCACCATGCCGCTGCGCGGTCCCGCGCTCCGTCCCGCCACCCACTGCTTCGGAGGCGGCTCGGCCACCGACAACCCCAACCGGTTCATGTACTACCCCTCGCACCGGGTCGAGGGCAGCACCGGCGGCGTCGTGCTCGCCTCGTACTGCTGGTCCGACGACGCCGCCCGCTGGGACTCCATGCGCGACGCGGAACGCTACGTCTACGCCCTGCGCAACCTCCAGGCGCTGCACGGCCCCCGCATCGAGGTGTTCTTCACCGGACGCGGCGCCACCAAGAGCTGGGCCCGCGACCCGTACGCCTTCGGCGAGGCCGCCATCTACACCGCGCACCAGATGACCAGCTTCCACCTGGACGTCTCCCGGCCCGAAGGCCCCGTGCACTTCGCCGGAGAGCACACCTCCCTCAAGCACGCCTGGATCGAGGGCGCCCTGGAGAGCGCCGTGCGTGCCGCCCTCGCCGTCCACCAGGCCCCGCCGGTCACCACCCCGGGCGCGGACCGGGAAGGGGGCCGCTCGTGA